A genome region from Schlesneria paludicola DSM 18645 includes the following:
- a CDS encoding carboxypeptidase-like regulatory domain-containing protein, whose amino-acid sequence MSRGKPPTRDWRAQPPTQSVYAREWRSGGKGTASQFSRKFKLRMVGLSLVALLALIVVLFLVPFTGSLPKSQIVTYGISAYDAPVPVNPFAEQDGNAFGELSEVNSKYFFPLRKGDLNATQILESWRKECSSDDIARQHLIVFCTVHAIVQSTGEVKLMAIDATPETRDRMVPLQDLIAILQQSKAKRVLLLLDTARLESNWRLGILCNDVAELIASQWPAQSRDRLQSKSDKVDREPAKGEKLTILLAAGPGQRSWAKGGESSFARVVIDGLAGEADGWIEDDGRAQLGGIRNKRVSLLELTAYSRKRIEEFSHQRYGVLQTIQLLGSVSDFDIAGLTEASKAIANATALAKTKDKKKAALAAANEAVQATEEKAKTSEQVEITWDEKSEKQFEQLWIERDAWRDERGTERPIARRRAPLLWRRFQATLARADSLKQGGQQRHALGALDAAAAAAKRLNEQSSAVAGLNWQKSEVQLLSRWGFAFEFSRPSDLAIAAAGKSLQADPAAGNTEKPNSSEGETVSAASPTEIDPIAARLWLVQELQRDPMTEKDLTRLRQLVERLPATPDALLLRDVLALKANEITMVANELLPQFFANWDQLRRLAVRFPEAWPMTEGDVRAGVRAQHAAERWLFAPGLTRPDVKVWLQKATEAISRAEESAIRYGEAVGIWSDLLSELPAIAEWVAARANDDGKRDLSWLVLWARDAQETGAWDLAALLKSWPERPYDPKDVERKLLSLFIDAQRLKAALFAPAGETLTSEEFNKLVRDARTNRADFWQDVQSKHSRAEIANSTTAQWRESYRLLEQGWIPFPVRDRQKEFQAKLDDAFVAVRDKSKANPTIGELLPTPSTTTGPVWQGFWAVNSMQLLSEPTADCVELCKTWGRLVMASPLPGLTPSHPDVSAATLRQARAGLGDLIREQWTRLPTLKQDLPSIYLIAAKANPFREPERDQDPDDFIRNERQRQFAAWLDLFADQWRGHADDTIRPNATKYFELARDAANLSRALDRRRDANDLVTKPKTPVSPRLPLLSHLAFDANRQSRLELPAVASVAGDKSPNIVLAGSGVRLVEGKQSSTLEKGLTRPMQPDAPSAFSLSLNTSVDVPQQLLVVLADPIDNYPYDFRLVQLNPPFDEKQWKIEFTEAKSKNALEWEPLARSIGVKAFLCPSTNVGLRAELVRSDKDLTTAAKIKVFRLLDSTRTPEREVLIENIDLPLKPGQVRTPLAFDFPEPPKDKPPGNDATSAGLNVDIGFGLVFQIVPEGQHPLEYVIRPTFYSALNFINEPKPVIEDDRLTLFIQRPAVVKEGLLPKSIGVELHVPEVFLESLTGYTLKGAVQAGQSATLAFSLPKNWSDLARDHQLELSLDVAGLPHAYVWRIESSGLVVPISGNPPHLGVRFRMPPPEGKDPPRLKPILKKGKDPLDLLLQLNAAELDRYEAVDGWTVKYTVSRETPTGFEKTPLGKSWPIFSSLQRRVVLDSVQTGVWNVRTDAADYTHLIPESELSGSFGRYQIRAEVGQADESNPLTVVTQRFAIDDEREPEVKFTWAAAGPKWMDQDLAFQIEATDLESGIDRVSYGFDLNGDETFQEVKEMIGEARLSKLGGIELNDPTIKRKFTIPKSKLPSFAKDKQEETKYLMVRVQNGLGGVKSWAEPIPFQRPKKPSVPVKEPTGNLVVRLKINRGAESTIQIKGPDTKTEKTKNNSVTFSNLKPGRYEIKVNVNYAVVGVKESGSETIDVKVDETVSADVTLSTVK is encoded by the coding sequence ATGAGCCGCGGCAAACCACCCACACGTGACTGGCGAGCTCAACCACCGACACAGTCCGTCTACGCACGTGAATGGCGAAGTGGCGGAAAAGGAACGGCCTCACAATTCTCTCGCAAGTTCAAATTGCGGATGGTCGGGCTGTCGCTGGTGGCCCTGCTCGCGCTAATCGTGGTGCTATTTCTCGTGCCGTTTACGGGATCGCTTCCCAAGAGCCAAATTGTCACTTACGGAATCAGTGCTTATGACGCGCCGGTTCCCGTCAATCCGTTTGCCGAGCAAGATGGCAACGCGTTCGGTGAATTGAGTGAGGTCAATTCCAAATACTTCTTTCCCCTTCGCAAGGGGGATTTGAATGCGACTCAGATCCTTGAGTCCTGGAGGAAAGAGTGTAGCTCGGATGACATTGCACGACAGCATCTGATTGTGTTTTGCACCGTTCATGCCATTGTGCAATCGACGGGTGAAGTGAAACTGATGGCGATTGATGCCACACCCGAAACACGGGACCGGATGGTCCCCCTGCAGGATTTGATTGCCATCCTGCAACAAAGCAAGGCCAAGCGTGTTTTGCTACTACTCGATACCGCACGATTGGAATCGAACTGGCGATTGGGGATTCTATGCAACGATGTGGCGGAACTGATTGCCAGCCAGTGGCCGGCACAAAGTCGTGATCGTCTGCAATCGAAGTCGGATAAGGTTGACCGGGAGCCAGCCAAAGGCGAGAAGCTGACGATTCTGCTCGCGGCGGGCCCGGGGCAACGAAGCTGGGCCAAGGGTGGCGAGTCGTCGTTTGCCAGGGTCGTCATTGATGGTCTGGCGGGCGAGGCGGATGGCTGGATCGAGGACGATGGTCGTGCTCAACTTGGTGGCATTCGCAACAAACGCGTCAGTCTGCTGGAGTTGACTGCCTACTCACGCAAGCGGATTGAGGAGTTCAGTCACCAGCGATACGGGGTGCTACAGACGATTCAGTTACTTGGGAGTGTTTCGGATTTCGATATCGCAGGCCTGACCGAAGCTTCAAAGGCTATTGCGAATGCAACGGCCCTGGCAAAAACCAAAGATAAAAAGAAGGCCGCGCTGGCCGCAGCAAACGAGGCCGTCCAGGCGACCGAAGAAAAAGCCAAGACATCGGAACAGGTGGAAATCACCTGGGATGAGAAGAGCGAAAAGCAATTCGAACAGTTGTGGATCGAACGGGACGCGTGGCGTGACGAGAGAGGAACGGAGCGTCCCATCGCGAGGCGACGTGCGCCACTCCTATGGCGCCGCTTCCAGGCGACGTTGGCCCGGGCCGATTCGCTGAAACAAGGAGGTCAGCAACGGCATGCCCTTGGTGCACTCGACGCCGCGGCGGCGGCAGCCAAACGACTCAATGAACAGTCGTCGGCGGTGGCAGGTTTGAACTGGCAGAAATCAGAAGTCCAACTTCTGTCGCGGTGGGGATTCGCATTTGAATTCAGTCGACCATCGGATCTGGCGATCGCAGCGGCCGGGAAATCGCTACAGGCAGATCCGGCCGCAGGAAATACTGAGAAGCCCAATTCTTCTGAGGGAGAGACCGTCTCTGCTGCGAGTCCGACCGAAATTGATCCGATCGCGGCCCGGCTTTGGCTTGTTCAGGAACTACAGCGTGATCCGATGACCGAGAAAGACCTGACGCGGTTGCGTCAATTGGTCGAACGGTTGCCGGCGACTCCTGATGCGCTGCTATTGCGAGACGTGCTGGCACTCAAGGCGAACGAGATCACGATGGTCGCGAATGAGCTGTTGCCACAGTTCTTCGCAAATTGGGATCAACTTCGTCGTCTGGCGGTTCGATTTCCGGAAGCCTGGCCGATGACGGAAGGTGACGTTCGCGCGGGCGTCCGTGCTCAGCATGCGGCGGAACGCTGGTTGTTTGCCCCGGGCTTGACGCGTCCCGACGTGAAGGTCTGGCTTCAAAAGGCCACGGAAGCGATCAGTCGGGCTGAAGAATCGGCTATTCGATACGGAGAGGCCGTTGGCATCTGGAGCGATCTGCTGTCAGAGTTGCCTGCAATTGCAGAATGGGTGGCGGCGCGTGCCAACGACGATGGGAAGCGTGACCTATCCTGGTTGGTTCTTTGGGCGCGTGATGCTCAAGAGACGGGGGCTTGGGATTTGGCGGCACTGTTAAAATCTTGGCCCGAACGCCCCTACGATCCGAAAGACGTGGAGCGGAAACTGCTGTCCCTTTTCATTGATGCACAGCGACTGAAAGCTGCGCTGTTCGCGCCGGCAGGAGAGACACTGACATCAGAAGAATTCAATAAACTGGTTCGCGACGCCAGGACGAATCGAGCGGATTTCTGGCAAGACGTGCAGTCAAAGCATTCGCGTGCCGAGATCGCCAATTCCACGACCGCGCAGTGGCGTGAATCTTACCGATTGCTTGAGCAAGGGTGGATTCCTTTCCCGGTTCGTGACCGCCAGAAAGAATTCCAGGCGAAGCTTGATGACGCCTTTGTTGCGGTTCGAGACAAATCAAAAGCAAATCCCACGATCGGTGAATTATTGCCAACCCCGTCGACGACAACAGGGCCGGTCTGGCAGGGATTTTGGGCGGTAAATTCGATGCAGCTCTTATCGGAGCCAACGGCCGACTGCGTGGAACTTTGCAAGACCTGGGGCCGCTTAGTGATGGCATCGCCGCTGCCTGGACTGACTCCAAGTCACCCCGACGTGTCCGCAGCGACCTTGCGGCAGGCGCGTGCCGGGCTAGGAGACTTGATCCGTGAGCAATGGACACGGTTGCCCACTCTAAAGCAGGATCTGCCATCGATCTACCTGATCGCAGCCAAGGCGAATCCGTTTCGTGAACCGGAGCGTGATCAAGACCCAGACGATTTCATTCGCAACGAGCGTCAACGCCAATTTGCCGCCTGGTTGGACTTGTTCGCGGATCAGTGGCGTGGTCACGCCGATGACACGATCCGTCCGAATGCGACGAAATACTTCGAATTGGCTCGCGATGCCGCAAACCTGTCTCGCGCCCTTGATCGTCGCCGTGATGCCAATGATTTGGTTACCAAACCCAAAACTCCCGTCTCGCCGCGTCTTCCACTGCTCAGTCATTTGGCGTTCGATGCGAACCGGCAGAGCCGCCTGGAACTACCGGCCGTTGCATCGGTTGCCGGGGACAAGAGTCCGAATATTGTTCTTGCCGGAAGCGGAGTCCGACTTGTTGAAGGGAAGCAATCGTCGACGCTGGAGAAAGGGCTGACGCGCCCCATGCAGCCCGATGCGCCCAGTGCGTTTTCACTCAGTTTGAACACGTCGGTCGACGTGCCGCAGCAATTGCTGGTCGTGTTGGCTGATCCTATCGACAACTACCCTTACGACTTTCGCCTTGTCCAACTGAATCCGCCTTTCGACGAAAAGCAGTGGAAGATTGAGTTCACAGAGGCAAAATCGAAAAACGCTCTGGAATGGGAGCCGCTCGCTCGTTCAATCGGGGTGAAGGCATTCTTGTGTCCATCAACCAATGTCGGACTACGGGCGGAACTCGTCCGATCTGACAAGGATCTGACGACGGCGGCCAAGATCAAGGTCTTTCGTTTGCTTGATTCGACGCGGACACCTGAACGTGAGGTCCTGATCGAAAACATCGATCTTCCCCTGAAGCCTGGGCAAGTCAGGACCCCATTGGCATTTGATTTTCCTGAACCACCCAAAGATAAGCCCCCTGGCAACGACGCAACTTCGGCTGGATTGAATGTTGATATTGGATTTGGGCTTGTGTTTCAGATCGTTCCAGAGGGCCAGCACCCGCTGGAATATGTGATTCGGCCGACGTTCTATTCCGCGCTGAATTTCATCAATGAGCCCAAGCCCGTGATTGAGGATGACCGATTGACGTTGTTCATTCAACGTCCCGCAGTTGTCAAAGAGGGGTTGCTTCCGAAGTCGATCGGCGTCGAACTGCATGTTCCAGAGGTGTTCCTGGAATCATTGACTGGGTATACGCTGAAAGGCGCGGTTCAGGCCGGTCAGTCGGCGACGCTGGCGTTTTCGCTGCCGAAGAATTGGAGCGACCTGGCTCGCGATCACCAATTGGAATTATCGCTCGACGTTGCAGGGCTGCCACATGCCTATGTCTGGCGGATTGAGTCATCGGGACTTGTTGTCCCGATCTCTGGAAATCCCCCGCATCTGGGCGTTCGGTTTCGAATGCCTCCGCCCGAAGGAAAAGATCCACCGCGGCTCAAGCCGATTCTCAAAAAGGGCAAAGATCCCTTGGACCTGTTACTGCAATTGAACGCTGCAGAATTGGACCGCTACGAGGCCGTTGACGGCTGGACTGTCAAGTACACCGTCAGTCGTGAAACACCGACAGGATTCGAGAAAACACCCTTAGGAAAATCTTGGCCGATCTTTTCTTCGCTACAACGGCGCGTCGTTCTCGATAGCGTTCAGACGGGGGTTTGGAACGTTCGCACTGATGCAGCCGACTATACTCATCTCATTCCCGAATCCGAACTAAGCGGTTCGTTCGGTCGGTATCAGATTCGTGCGGAAGTGGGGCAGGCAGACGAATCGAATCCGCTGACGGTCGTAACGCAGCGATTCGCCATTGATGATGAACGCGAGCCAGAGGTCAAGTTCACCTGGGCCGCAGCCGGTCCGAAGTGGATGGACCAGGATCTCGCCTTCCAGATCGAAGCCACCGATCTGGAATCGGGGATCGACCGAGTCTCGTATGGATTTGACCTGAATGGCGATGAAACGTTTCAGGAAGTGAAAGAAATGATTGGGGAAGCTCGTTTAAGTAAGCTGGGGGGAATCGAGCTGAACGATCCAACCATCAAGAGGAAATTCACGATCCCCAAGTCGAAGCTGCCGAGTTTTGCCAAGGACAAACAAGAAGAAACAAAATACCTGATGGTTCGCGTGCAGAACGGGTTGGGCGGAGTCAAATCTTGGGCCGAGCCCATTCCGTTTCAGCGACCGAAGAAGCCGTCGGTTCCGGTGAAAGAACCCACGGGGAATCTTGTGGTCAGGCTCAAGATCAATCGGGGAGCCGAGTCGACAATTCAAATCAAAGGTCCCGATACGAAAACGGAAAAGACAAAAAACAACAGCGTGACGTTTTCCAATCTGAAACCGGGTCGCTATGAAATCAAAGTGAACGTGAATTATGCCGTCGTCGGGGTAAAAGAGTCGGGATCGGAAACAATCGATGTCAAAGTCGATGAAACCGTGTCTGCAGATGTGACCTTGTCGACTGTCAAATAG
- a CDS encoding PAAR domain-containing protein translates to MPPAARIMDMHVCPMQTPAVVPIPHVGGPISVGYPMAMIEFMPAARVGDMLVCVGPPDVIAMGSFTVMIGGQPAARMGDMTVHGGSIVMGSPTVQIG, encoded by the coding sequence ATGCCCCCCGCAGCTCGAATCATGGATATGCATGTCTGCCCCATGCAGACCCCCGCTGTGGTTCCGATTCCGCATGTCGGTGGACCAATCTCGGTAGGCTATCCGATGGCCATGATTGAGTTCATGCCTGCCGCGCGCGTCGGTGACATGCTGGTCTGCGTGGGGCCGCCGGATGTCATTGCCATGGGGTCGTTCACCGTGATGATCGGAGGGCAACCTGCCGCTCGGATGGGAGATATGACCGTTCATGGCGGATCGATTGTGATGGGAAGCCCGACGGTGCAAATTGGGTAA